From the Planktothricoides raciborskii GIHE-MW2 genome, the window GATATTTTAAACGAGATTTTTGCTCAAATTCAGCGTAGTTAAAGCAGGCACAAGAGCCTATCAATTGATAGTTGATAATTGATAATTATCAACTATCAATTATCAATAAAAACATAACTGCTACCCCGGATCGGGGTGATTTGACAGAGGTTAATTAACGGCAAAAGTGTAATTTCGCAGTAAGATAGTTATATAGGAGTTACGCAGTAGAAGCCTATAACCTTTGTGTGATTCGCCAACTCCATCAAACCGCCGATCCAGAAAACATTCAGAAAATAGGCAGAATCTCTACAAACTCAATATAGAGTCCAATAGACTCCAATCTGGCAACTGGGTAATTTCTAGTAATTTCTATAGTTGTTACAAAAAGTTTATAGGAGCCCATTATGCCTGTATCCGTGCAATTTATAGATGGGATCAACGAAGAAGTGAGTGGAATTAGCCTACGCCGTCGGCGAGACAGTGGCACCAACTTGGTTGTTTTATTGTTTGAGGACTTAGAGGCATTAAAAGGAGGACGGAGTTTTACTAATAAAATTGATACCTTGTCTTTACGGGATCAAGAAGGGGAAATTAAAGTTATCCCCAGTGGCATGAAGTTCTTTTTTGCCGATGACGAGCATGATTTAGCCAAAGCCGAATGTTCTTTTGAACTGAGGACACAAGCGGAATTGGAGCGAGTGATGCGATTTTTACATCGCTATGCTGATGCATATGGCTTTGAATTTCAGTCAAATTAAACAACTGCCTCGATAAACAACTGCCTCGATAAACAACTGCCTCGATAAACAACTGCCTCGATTTCTCCTCTCTGGTATGAGAGAGAACCGAGGCAGTGTCGGTAAAGCGATCGCCAAGGATCGCCCTGACAAATCATGCCTTCAAAATCAGTCATTGCCTACAATTTATCCAGCAATCACTGAAGCATGGGGACGAGCAAAAATCATCCGACCGGCAGAAGTTTGTAAAGCTGATGTCACCACCACTCGCATCATCGCACCGATATGAGTTTCCGCTTCTTCCACCACCACCATCGTGCCATCTTCTAAATAGCCGACCCCTTGGGCAGCTTCTTTCCCTTCCTTGAGAATTTTTAACTCTAAAGTATCTCCAGGCAGATACACTGGACGCACCGCTTGAGTCAAGTCATTAATATTCAAGACCGGCACCTTTTGTAAAGCGGCTACTTTGCTCAAGTTGTAGTCATTGGTTAACAAAATGGCATTAATTTCTTGAGCTAAACGCACCAACTTAGCATCCACCGTATGAATATCTTCGTAGTCAGCAGGGTGAATCACAATGCGATCGGGGTAATTTTCCTGCATTTGATTCAGAATATCCAATCCTCTGCGGCCACGAACTCGTTTTTGATCGTTGGAGGCATCCGCGACTAACTGCAATTCTTGTAAAAC encodes:
- the psb28 gene encoding photosystem II reaction center protein Psb28 translates to MPVSVQFIDGINEEVSGISLRRRRDSGTNLVVLLFEDLEALKGGRSFTNKIDTLSLRDQEGEIKVIPSGMKFFFADDEHDLAKAECSFELRTQAELERVMRFLHRYADAYGFEFQSN